DNA from Papio anubis isolate 15944 chromosome 1, Panubis1.0, whole genome shotgun sequence:
acaagaaatagataccataaaaagaacaaatagaaatcCTGGAactaaataatttaatgaatggaataaaaatgtaattgagagcttcaacaaaatactagattaagtagaagaaaaaaatgttgaacttGAAGACAACTCTATTGAAATAATTCAGgcagacaaagaaaaacacaaagactccaatttgattattatacattatatgcctGAATCAATATATCCTacgtaccctataaatatatacaattattgtgtatcaataaaactaataaagtataagaaaaagaggactataattataaaatatcagaTGCTACTAAAAAGCAAAAGGGAGGACACTGAAAAATCTCAACGGATTTTCCACAATGTatgtaatttcttaaatatttaaaccaAAAACATTTCACCAATATAATTTAACTGAGGGTAGGGTAacagtcttttctcttttacaaCTCTGCCCACTCAACTCTGACAATAGGTAGATATACACGTCAAagtaatgtatttatatttagcatatattttttctttaaagggaaAGAACAAATAATTGTGTGATTTTCCCTCTGGTAGAACTTAAAGGAAATTTTATGTGTAAGATATATCATGAAAGTTTAATTTAACCTTATTTATATTCTTAGCATCTTATTCTGGTATGGTAAAAATCAACATAGCTGTCAGAGGATATTTGGGAcatgattaaataagataacatgTGACTCAGAATTAATACCTGGCCATCTAGTTAATTCAAGGGACAATAAAACATTAGTAACATGATTGAAAAAAGAGGACAATATGATTGAGAACAATCTTAGGAACATTTGTACTTTTTCTTAGATAAATAAGAACATAGCAAAGTCaatataaaattcagaaagttATTCTAGTAAGACACAGATTCTCTAGGGAGGGTTATAtagaaggtaaagaaaaagatttcacATTGTAGACACTAGTGGTTAAACCAAAGGAAGTGTATCACAACTGAATGACTTGTGCAATCATTTTAACACATTTCCAAGCTTCTGTTCAGAatcagatttaaaatattattctttatacAGGGAGAGGTAAAGGCCTTTCTGAATTATAGACATGTAGACACATAGAAACACACAGTTCTTAGACCTTGGGAACTCTGCCTGGTCTCTTTCTGGAAATACAATTTACTGGGTGACCACCATTTGCCTAGGAGACCTTGGCTCAGACATGTCTTTTCACCTCTGCTTTAGGTGTCCTGAGGACTGTTTACATATCTGGGCATACCTCTAAAATGGCCTTAGCTTCCTGTGTTATTTTTGTCTAGTATTGTTCTTGCTCAACACTAGCTAGATTCTGTGAATTTCATCTGGGTAGTGCAAATGCATTATACTGTACTCATCGAATCACCTCAgcatttttaatttgttctcagtgaataaatagagaaaataggTTATTAAGAGACCAAAGATGAAAGCATCATGTTAAACAGAACCAATTCATTCAGAAAGTTATAATACAAAGGCAGAAATGCTTTGTCATAGAAGAATACCAAATGATTACCCTAACACTATATGTTATCCTGATGTAATGCAATTAAGTGACCTTAGAAATAATCAGTTAGGCTCTTGAGTATTTATTTCTTCAgggaaaaaataatgtatgttgctttcttttcttaGGTCTttccaaagttaaaaataaggaaagtttCTCGTGATCTGTAAGGTACTATATCATTGACAGAACTTGAAAGTGTTAAATGAAGTAAGCCTCCTGGCCATACGTGTTTTGCAACAACCTTATCAGAGCACGTTTCATGTCATCGTTCCGCAGGCTGTAGATTACAGGGTTAAATACTGGAGGCATCACAATGTAGATCACAGAGAGCAGCCTGTCAATAACAGATGGTGAATTCGAAGGTGGcttaagataaacaaaataagcaGTTATGATAAAAACAGTGAAAACAATGAGATGGGGGAGGCATGTGGAAAAAGCTTTTGACTGACCTTTAGTGGTAGGGATCTTCAGTACAGTGGAGAAGATATAAATGTAAGAGATCACAATACAGATGAAACAAGAAATGCTTAAACACGCACCAACTCCAATACCTGCATAAATTACCATGAGTGTTTCAGAACAGGAAATCCTTAGTAATGAAGGAACATCACAGAAAAACTGTGGGATCACACTGGAGCCACAGAAAGGCATGGAAAATGTGCCAGCTGCGTACACAGTACCAAAGAGCCCTCCAACGGCCCAGGAAACACTTGCCATTAACACACAGACGCCAGTATTCATGACTACCTCGTAGTGCAGGGGACAGCACATGGCTACATAGCGGTCATAGGACATGGCAGTGAGGAGAAATATCTCACCTGCTGAGAAGGAAGTCATTAAAAGTAGCTGGAAGGCACATCCTAGAATGGAAATGGAATTGTTGTGGGTTAGGTTGTTGACAATGAATTTTGGGATTGGAACAGACACCAGGAAGACATCCAAAAAGGATAAGTTCTTCAGGAAGAAGTACATGGGTGTTTGGAGCTTTATGTCTAGGGTAGTGAGAGTAATGATGAGAAGGTTACTCATTAGGGCTGCCAGGTAAATCAGTAGGAAGAGCACACCGTATAAAATCTGCAGCTTCTGGACATTAGAAAACCCCGTAAGAAGAAATCCTGTCACCAAGGTGACATTGGCCATACTAGATTCTCTTCAGTGCCTGTCAAGGTGAGAAGATAtgcaaaaaaaaaggagaaaaaaattaaaaaattaatctatagaGACTAGCAAGAGTCATattgatatacaaaaatattcagtgGAAAGAAGTCTACCTAAAATGGCTCTCCACTTACTTAAAACttcattgttcattttttaagataaactCCATGAGTAATGTGCAAATTCCGTTAGACTTTCTAAGAGTTTTACCTAATCCTATAGCCTCCAACTTAATTTGTTACAAGACACATATAACTTGACTAAACACAGAAGCTTTTCCAACGCACTGAGAATTTGCATCAAATTATTATTGTGCCATGCTTCATGATGAATCCGTTGCTTTCAGAAAAGCAATGCAAAGGCCCATGTCTTTAGATTGTGTTAGTGTCCCTAATATCCTACACAGGTGCAAAATATCAATTATGTGATGTTACAAACATAAAGTCACACTTACAGATGTATTGAATAATCTCACATAGGTAAATAACTTTCTCTATTCTAATGATAGTaagcaaggaaaaataaactagGATTTGTTGTTCAATGTTTGTATTATCTTGAGGTCATACAATTCTAACATAATGAATATCTCATTagtgtagaaataaaaaatgaattatttagcaAAATTTCATGTTCTTTGAATGTGCACATGTGTACTAAAGCCACATCATTATAAGGGTGGTTGATTTGTGTATAAAGGAATTTTAACAGGGCACCATGATAAAATGGCTTTCCCATCGTAACTGAATAATTTTTCTTGATCATGGTCGGTTTTCCATAATTTACTTTGTAAAGCTATCAAATATCTTCTTtcagtgtttaaaatatttccctcAATTATTAGTTACTGATGTAgagttatttattctttattgaaAAGATCAGAAAAATGTTCCATATATATCAGACATCAAACTAGATggtagagattttaaaaaatatacaacttttttctttttttttttctaggagctTGCTGTTAATGGGAGGaggcagaaaaagaacaaataaattagTAAACAAGATAAACTCAGATTGGGGCAGGCATTACGAAAATATAAAGGTGTTATTTTAGAGATTAACCAGGTGAAAGGGCTTTCTATGTGGGTGACCTGGGGGCtgacaacaaaatgaagagaagaaatacAGGACAAAGATCTGTAGAGAAGATGCTTTAGGAAGAgaagcttaaaaaataaagtaaaggcGATGGACATTTGGATCACATGTGGAGAAGCAGTATACAGTGAACCTGGAAAATGTGGTAGAGTGATTAAATAATTCTGAAGACATTTATTAGCTTCAATGGTCAGTCTGGAGAAATACACAAGGAAGGAccaaagggaggaggaaggataaagaaactggccattaaatttaattgtttttttgtcTGCCCTAAATTTCCTTAATCtctacaagatttttaaaattttaccaatagaaatttgaaattaatacCGTATAATAATTCCAATTCTTCAACCACATGGACACAGGATTACTCATCAGATGTCCTTAAGGAGATAATTCCATCACATCTACACAAGAGTAGAAATATTTCTCccagaataaaaaatttaatttgtcaGTTGATTacctgaaatgaaaacaaaacatctaGCTTCCTTCATAAACTCCGTGTCAACATAGCACATGGTTCCATCTCTAGACTTTTGATAAAAGACTCGAAGAGCTCTGCAAAGCAGTGGGAGTTTCTTCACGTGGAAGGATGCATAGTACCACAAAGAGGGAGGCTATTtgcctttcttttatttcaaatttgacATAATTTGGAAACTTCTATAGTCAAAGGGACtgcaacaaattatttttaaggcacTTGGCTAATACTTTAGAATTCCCtaaagaaaaatgtcttaaatattttctgaatcacCTTGTTAAGTGATTATCTCTTAAGACCATTAGCATTATAATCACGTGTTTTCTGTAGGGAGGAAACAACTGCAACGTAGGTCCAGAACACATTCTGAAATACACTGTTAAGGACATGACTCAGTCTTttagcagaaaaataataaagtactcAAATATTCCCTTAATTCTACTTATCATAGAGTTATAGGCTATAGTACAGTGGTAACCAAACTATGTAATATACTGTATAATAATCATTTGAGCACTTCACTAAAAATGAAGACTCCTGAAACATACAACAAGCCAACATAACATAGTTGAAGATTTGCTTATAGCTCTGTTCCCCTTTAGACTAAGAGTTTATATTAAGCCTATGGTTAAGTTACTTAgaatggtttctttttattttcttttgaacatggttatgtttttcatttgaagtatagttatttcatttgatttggtttgcatttaattttaaagtttttttgtccTTTACTTTTGTTGACAgcttttatatgtaaaaaatcaATATGCTTCTctgaagtaaaaatatatacaaaaaccCCACAGAATACTATTCTCAATGAAATGTCATTCTCTATCCTTTCCACCCCATTGCTCGAGATCTACAGAAAAGCAGTTTCAGGGTTTACTGGTTTACTGTCCGTATGTTTCAATTTTACAAAAAAGGATTTGCTCATGTTTTCTTGTTACTTATAGCACGCGAAGTATACTCCCTTACATTTGattatttaatgtaataaatGCTGGCAAACATTAGATACAGTTTATGGAAACTGccttcattatcattattttttcatggttGAAGAATACTCCAGTGTAAATAAAGGTAATAGTTTATTCAACAATTACTATATGTTTTGgtatttagttttcaaaattttgtggTTATAAACAAAGCTGCCAAATGGAAACCTTGTGAACATTTATTAAACTACAGGAGGTACATCTCCTGTATACAGGAATATATAGTATACAGGGAATCATATAAATGAGTCAAAGGTGGCTCCTGTAGATTGGCCCTCACGTAGTTTACTTCTTCGCAGCAGGCTGTGACAGTTAGCTCAAACGCTGATGACACTGAACTCAAATCCTTACACATCAGTTGATTCAAACATAGCAGAAAAACCTCACATGTTTTAGTCATATATAACCTGCCTATTTCTACTCTGCATAACTGCACCCAACATCTGTTAGTCATAATTAAAATTAACCCTGGGGCTACAAAACACTTCAAACCACTGTTTGAAATTTATCTCTGtcatagaatttttgttttttactgttttatttcctctttcttttcctccgtTTCTTCTTTCCTGCTATTTTTCAGtgattatttgaataatttttaaaatttcttttaaaattttgtttgttttctagctGCTTTTTATTGTGTGTAGCTGCCCCAGGAATGAGAAAATATACATACTTAACTTTTTCTAACTCTACTTATAATTGATAATGCACTCTTTCTTGTAAAATAATATCTTTGGCATTTACTCATGTATTAGTCagcattctccagagaaacaaaaccaactggataaaaaatatatatatttggaaatggGAGCTCTGATGTTGGAGGGCCAGGAGAAGGTTGCTATTCCAGCCCAAGGAGAGAGTGTGAATTcaccttttctctgcctttttgttctatttgtgcTCTCattggattggatgatgccctccacattggtgagggtgagtttctttactcagtctacttattcaaatgctaatttcttctggaaacaccttcatagacacactcagaaataGTGTTTTACCAGCTACCTGGGCACTCTTTAGCCCAATCGAATTGAcgcataaaattaactatcatgCCCCATATATGACCATGTCTTATACTATTAACTTTTTTTAGTATTTCAGTATatttcttgtattatttatttcattctaaaGATCTTACTTCAGTATTTCTTACAGGCAGTTTTACTGTCAAAAAATTCCTTTTAGTCTTTTTTAATCTAGtgctatctttatttttccttcattctcaattttatttttgctggaCATAAAATTTTTGATTGATAGTTGCCCCTCCAAACCTTTCAACCTTTCAGTATGCTGAggatgtttttctattctctttgtgTAATCACTATTTCTAATGAGAAGTCATTCATTATTCAcagtattttttccctttatgtaatatattactcattttttcttgctgctttaaaGATTGGTGCTTATACTTTGCTTtcaatagttttattattatttatttttgtttgtgttctgACTGGTGTTTTTTAGCACCTTGTATCTAAGATTTCTGTTTCCCTCAGATTTCAAAAAATGTCGGCTATTagatctataattattttttctggcatgttcttttttctccttccaatTCATCAGCTTACATAATTTATATGCTCTATCTTCAATTTCCTTACTCCctcagtaaaattttaatttcagaaatagaaattttcaattttataatttcaatttggtcatttaaaaaatgtttctatttctttgtggaGAAATCCCATTTGTATACTGAGATTTCACatgtattgaaaacattttttttcttaattgagaCAAATGACCAATATAAGTATCTTTGTCTGTTTGCTTAAGCATCTGGTTCCTCTTGAGTTTGgcctagatttattttcttttcacatcttAATGGGTTTAATTTTTAGATTCCTCATATGATGGGTAGAATTTATCCTGAATATTATGAATGCTGAATTGTAGagattctacattttattttatttttaagtgagtaTTATTTCTACATATTAACAAGCCATTTCTTGATTGGTCTTGaactacaatttttatttcatttgtagtAGCTTCCATTTCATTCAGATCTTGGTATGGCTGAATATCTTTTGGGCTTTCTGTGCATGTGTGATTCAGGGGTAAGCCAGAGATGTGGGTAGAAAGGGTTtgacctaacttttttttttgtattttactttaaagaTCTCTTCACTCAGATTTACAGTCCCCAGGCTTCTCTTTTCTGGCGCCccaatccagaaaaaaaaagatctatctCTATCCATTTTGGCCAGCATCATAAGCTCACCACTGTTGTGTTGCTGTGAAAACTGCACAAATCCCAACACTGAAAACTGTGATGGAGGAAACTAAATGGTTAAGTGCCCTTATGACACTTCTCCAAGTGAACAGAAAACTTTGGCCACAGTCTGCCAGCACTTATTCAGGTGTTTTTGTACTATGTTTAGGTTTCACATGTGCTTTCTGTTGGAGAAAAAGAGTGGTCTGAGGACCTCTTTCCTAGTCCTTCTTATTTGGAAGTAAAACCTCTCTTTTGGCAAAACCCAGCGTGGCCTTACCAAATGACCTAGTGATTTGGTCCCTTGGTACTTACCCAAGTGATTTGAAAAGTTATGCCCAAACAAATCCTGCATATAAATGCTTATAGAAGTTTTACTTATAATTACCAAAACTGAAAGAATCTAAGTAGTCCTTCAGCAAGTGAGTGGATAAAGTATACTTCAACAATACAGTAGAACGGTAATCAGCGTAAAACGTCATGAGATATCCacacaacaacatagatgaatgcattttgctaagtgaagaAGCAAGTCTGAAAGTCTGGCTTTCACACTCAGCCCGCCCTTCCCCCAGGCAGGATATGCTGGTAGTAGGGTCTTTTTGCCTGCGGTGGTCCTTTGATCTGGGAAGGCTCTGGGCATGCTATAGTTACTTTTTCCACCCTTTTGGCAATCCAGGAAGGATTCTTCCTTGGCTTTTTATTTGAGAACCTTAGTGGGGTTGCTAGATATAAAACCGATGAAAGTACGAGGTCACCCTGAGACTGCGGCCCTCAGGAGTTTCTTACTCTCACACCATCCTGAGAGCATTCGGAAATTCATCAAAACTTATGACCCTTCCAGTTTATTACTTCTGTGGCTTTCATTCCTACTTAGCAGATCTTAGCTGTGACTCTCTATATTCACCTGTCTCTCTAGATTTAAGGATTAGTTTCCATAATAAcagactaaagacaaaaaaatgaatagatacaGTTACCTGATTATCAGAAAACAGATTTGAAAGATTTGAAGAAATTTGTGACAAAAATCCTCAGTAACCTGGTATTGAAGGTAACCTCTTAAACTGATGAAAGGcatctgaaaagaaacaaaaaccaaataaatgcaTTGGACTATGGAACCATTCCTATTTTACAAACCTTCTGAACCTTAAGGAAAGACATTTCCTGTTTATCTGTTCAATCATGCTACCTGCTCA
Protein-coding regions in this window:
- the LOC101014426 gene encoding olfactory receptor 14A2; the protein is MANVTLVTGFLLTGFSNVQKLQILYGVLFLLIYLAALMSNLLIITLTTLDIKLQTPMYFFLKNLSFLDVFLVSVPIPKFIVNNLTHNNSISILGCAFQLLLMTSFSAGEIFLLTAMSYDRYVAMCCPLHYEVVMNTGVCVLMASVSWAVGGLFGTVYAAGTFSMPFCGSSVIPQFFCDVPSLLRISCSETLMVIYAGIGVGACLSISCFICIVISYIYIFSTVLKIPTTKGQSKAFSTCLPHLIVFTVFIITAYFVYLKPPSNSPSVIDRLLSVIYIVMPPVFNPVIYSLRNDDMKRALIRLLQNTYGQEAYFI